A region from the Limibacillus sp. genome encodes:
- a CDS encoding tetratricopeptide repeat protein: MSDIFQEVDEAVRHEEYLKLWKKYRYAIIGVVLAIVAAVAGYEGWKYYSAEQRKANSERYATAIEALNGADEAAAESALGEVVEAAPSGYGVLASFRLAEQKDEAGDTAGAVADLEALAGRSGVPQPLRDIASFQAILYQADEGDPAALEGALAPLAREGSALRPSALELTAFLALKQGETARARETFQQLAEDPATPSGIRRRATQMLAQIGE; the protein is encoded by the coding sequence GTGAGCGATATCTTTCAGGAAGTCGATGAGGCCGTACGGCACGAAGAGTATCTAAAACTCTGGAAGAAGTACCGCTATGCGATCATCGGGGTGGTGCTGGCCATCGTGGCCGCCGTCGCGGGCTACGAAGGCTGGAAGTACTATTCCGCCGAACAGCGCAAAGCCAACTCGGAGCGCTACGCCACCGCCATAGAGGCGCTGAACGGCGCGGACGAGGCCGCGGCGGAATCCGCGCTGGGCGAGGTGGTCGAGGCCGCGCCCTCGGGCTACGGCGTGCTGGCGAGCTTCAGGCTGGCCGAGCAGAAGGACGAGGCCGGGGACACCGCCGGCGCGGTCGCCGACTTGGAGGCGCTCGCGGGCCGTTCCGGCGTTCCGCAGCCGCTGCGCGACATCGCCAGCTTCCAAGCGATCCTCTATCAGGCCGATGAAGGCGATCCGGCCGCGCTGGAAGGCGCGCTGGCGCCGCTGGCCCGCGAGGGTAGCGCCCTGCGTCCCTCGGCTTTGGAGCTGACCGCCTTCCTCGCCCTGAAGCAGGGAGAGACGGCGCGCGCCCGGGAGACCTTCCAACAGCTCGCCGAGGATCCGGCGACGCCCTCGGGCATCCGCCGCCGCGCCACCCAGATGCTGGCCCAGATCGGTGAGTGA
- the radA gene encoding DNA repair protein RadA, with the protein MSRSKSHYVCQSCGSSHPKWAGRCEACGEWNTLVEEELTVAPGGLKKSPSSRGRALEFQSLEGESAPLPRRRSAIAEFDRVAGGGLVPGSAVLVGGDPGIGKSTLLLQAVASMAAGPDKVPCLYISGEEAIDQVRLRARRLGLEKSPVGLATATSVRDIAASLEGAAAGVVVIDSIQTMYVDNLDSAPGTVAQVRASAQALIKLAKERGFSLILVGHVTKEGVIAGPKVLEHMVDAVLTFEGERGHQFRILRATKNRFGATDEIGVFEMTDRGLEEVSNPSALFLADRQDQISGAAVFAGMEGTRPVLVEVQALVSASPMATPRRAVVGWDSARLSMVLAVLEARCGLMLGGKEVYLNVAGGMKISEPACDLAVAAALISAASDNPVAEDCVVFGEIGLSGEVRAVGQTEARLKEAEKLGFSGAILPRARSRKAKGESKLERKEIGHLRDLVAMIAGRSPRRRLEEA; encoded by the coding sequence ATGAGCCGCTCCAAGTCCCACTATGTCTGTCAAAGCTGCGGCAGCAGCCACCCCAAGTGGGCGGGACGCTGCGAGGCCTGCGGCGAGTGGAACACCCTGGTCGAAGAAGAGCTGACGGTCGCGCCGGGCGGGCTGAAGAAGAGCCCCTCGTCCCGTGGCCGCGCCTTGGAGTTCCAGAGTCTGGAAGGGGAGAGCGCGCCCCTGCCCCGCCGCCGCTCGGCCATCGCCGAGTTCGACCGGGTCGCGGGCGGTGGCCTGGTGCCCGGCTCGGCCGTCCTCGTCGGCGGCGATCCCGGCATCGGCAAGTCGACCCTGCTGTTGCAGGCCGTGGCCTCCATGGCCGCCGGGCCGGACAAGGTTCCCTGCCTCTACATCTCCGGCGAGGAGGCGATCGATCAGGTGCGCCTGCGCGCGCGCCGTCTGGGGCTTGAGAAATCACCCGTTGGGCTGGCGACCGCCACCTCGGTCCGCGACATCGCAGCCTCCCTGGAAGGCGCGGCGGCTGGCGTGGTGGTGATCGATTCGATCCAGACCATGTACGTCGACAATCTCGATTCCGCGCCGGGCACCGTCGCCCAGGTGCGCGCCTCGGCACAGGCGCTGATCAAGCTGGCCAAGGAGCGCGGCTTCTCCCTCATCCTGGTCGGACACGTGACCAAGGAGGGCGTGATCGCCGGGCCCAAGGTGCTGGAGCACATGGTCGATGCCGTGCTGACCTTCGAGGGCGAGCGCGGCCATCAGTTCCGCATCCTGCGCGCCACCAAGAACCGCTTCGGAGCGACCGACGAGATCGGCGTCTTCGAGATGACCGACCGGGGGCTGGAGGAGGTCTCGAACCCCTCCGCCCTGTTCCTCGCCGACCGCCAGGATCAGATTTCTGGCGCCGCCGTCTTCGCCGGGATGGAGGGCACGCGCCCGGTGCTGGTGGAGGTGCAGGCCCTGGTCTCCGCCTCCCCCATGGCGACGCCGCGCCGCGCCGTGGTGGGCTGGGACTCCGCCCGCCTCTCCATGGTGCTGGCCGTGCTGGAGGCGCGCTGCGGCCTCATGCTGGGCGGCAAGGAGGTCTACTTGAACGTGGCCGGCGGCATGAAGATCAGCGAGCCCGCCTGCGATCTGGCCGTCGCGGCCGCGCTTATCTCCGCGGCCAGCGACAATCCGGTGGCCGAGGACTGCGTGGTCTTCGGCGAAATCGGGCTTTCCGGTGAGGTGCGCGCCGTCGGCCAAACGGAAGCGCGCCTGAAAGAGGCCGAGAAGCTCGGATTCTCTGGCGCCATCCTGCCCCGGGCGCGGAGCCGAAAGGCCAAGGGCGAAAGCAAGCTGGAACGCAAGGAAATCGGCCATCTGCGGGACCTGGTGGCCATGATCGCCGGGCGCTCGCCGCGCCGCCGCCTGGAAGAGGCCTGA
- a CDS encoding DUF2794 domain-containing protein, with translation MATVYHLSLAPGAAPPKAARTTFFSRPELNRLLSLYSTRVATGEWRDYALDHRQGHAVFSIFRHTMESPRFTITKQVSQGGKKQEFTVAMGAKPLCRASTLEEALRVFEKKLEVVN, from the coding sequence ATGGCGACCGTCTACCACCTGTCCCTGGCACCGGGCGCCGCTCCGCCCAAAGCGGCACGCACCACCTTCTTCAGCCGCCCCGAGCTCAACCGGCTTCTATCCCTCTATTCCACCCGCGTCGCCACGGGGGAGTGGCGCGACTACGCCCTGGATCACCGCCAGGGCCACGCCGTCTTCTCGATCTTCCGCCACACCATGGAAAGCCCCCGCTTCACCATCACCAAGCAGGTGAGCCAAGGCGGCAAGAAGCAGGAGTTCACCGTCGCCATGGGCGCAAAACCCCTCTGCCGCGCCTCCACCCTTGAGGAAGCGCTGAGAGTCTTCGAGAAGAAGCTTGAGGTGGTGAACTAG
- a CDS encoding DUF2937 family protein, translating to MLRALVFRLPQLLGGGAGAAASSQFPSFYAQYLQSLGGRLDQARLQAGRLDALAAELGLSAEAYVSRLKASPDETVSKAGDLAASLLEDRAQLQAAYDALAGAAVWERPFSFAAWGDAAIAEATLSRYQPALPVTPEGFAYAALGLLLGLGLVAAARRGLAFRARSRIKEERQ from the coding sequence ATGCTCCGCGCCCTCGTCTTCCGCTTGCCGCAGCTGCTGGGCGGCGGAGCGGGCGCCGCCGCATCGAGCCAGTTCCCCAGCTTCTACGCCCAGTATCTGCAAAGTCTGGGAGGCCGCCTGGATCAGGCGCGCCTGCAAGCCGGGCGGCTCGACGCCCTGGCGGCCGAGCTGGGGCTGAGCGCGGAGGCCTATGTCTCGCGTCTCAAAGCGTCTCCCGACGAGACGGTCTCCAAGGCCGGGGATCTGGCCGCCAGCCTGCTGGAAGATCGCGCGCAGCTCCAGGCCGCCTATGACGCCCTGGCCGGGGCGGCCGTGTGGGAGCGGCCCTTCAGCTTTGCCGCCTGGGGCGACGCCGCCATCGCGGAGGCGACGCTCAGCCGCTATCAACCCGCCCTGCCGGTGACGCCGGAAGGCTTTGCCTATGCCGCCCTCGGTTTGCTATTAGGGCTCGGCCTCGTCGCGGCGGCGCGGCGCGGACTGGCCTTCCGGGCGCGGTCCCGGATCAAAGAGGAAAGACAATGA
- a CDS encoding ATP-binding cassette domain-containing protein has translation MNAAADMIEVRDLHKAFGSKQVLRGIDLELSKGESVVIIGGSGTGKSVLLKCILGLLDADRGSIKVEGDEVVGASASERDEINRKIGMLFQNAALFDSLSVWENVAFGLMQGEGMKRVEAKEIAIEKLAQVGLGPDVGALQPAELSGGMKKRVGLARAIATDPDIIFFDEPTTGLDPIMSDVINDLIAETVGQLGASALSITHDMASARKIGHRIAMLYEGQIIWDGPVAEIDRSGNDYVDQFINGRAEGPIKMQVRAP, from the coding sequence ATGAACGCCGCGGCTGACATGATCGAGGTGCGCGACCTGCACAAGGCCTTTGGGTCCAAGCAGGTGCTGCGCGGCATCGACCTGGAGCTCTCCAAGGGCGAGTCCGTGGTCATCATCGGCGGCTCGGGTACGGGCAAGTCGGTGCTGCTGAAGTGCATCCTGGGTCTGCTTGACGCCGACCGCGGCTCCATCAAGGTGGAGGGCGACGAGGTCGTGGGCGCCAGCGCCAGCGAGCGCGACGAGATCAACCGCAAGATCGGCATGCTGTTCCAGAACGCGGCGCTCTTCGACTCCCTCTCCGTCTGGGAGAACGTCGCCTTCGGTCTGATGCAGGGCGAAGGCATGAAGCGCGTCGAAGCGAAGGAAATCGCCATCGAGAAGCTGGCGCAGGTCGGGCTCGGCCCCGATGTGGGCGCGCTTCAGCCGGCAGAGCTTTCCGGCGGCATGAAGAAGCGCGTCGGCCTCGCCCGCGCCATAGCGACCGATCCGGACATCATCTTTTTCGACGAACCCACCACGGGGCTGGACCCCATCATGTCCGACGTGATCAACGACCTGATCGCGGAGACGGTCGGACAGTTGGGCGCCTCCGCCCTCTCGATCACCCACGACATGGCGAGCGCGCGCAAGATCGGCCACCGCATCGCCATGCTCTATGAAGGGCAGATCATCTGGGACGGTCCGGTGGCGGAGATCGACAGGTCGGGCAACGACTACGTCGACCAGTTCATCAACGGTCGCGCGGAAGGCCCGATCAAGATGCAGGTGCGCGCGCCCTGA
- the purF gene encoding amidophosphoribosyltransferase, giving the protein MITTNPFERDDKLHEECGVFGVFGHPDAASLTALGLHALQHRGQEAAGIVCYDGKQFHSHKDMGHVGDIFGKPTIMERMQGHSAIGHTRYSTTGETALRNVQPLFADFASGGCAIAHNGNLTNAMTLRKTLVQRGSLFQSTSDTETIVHLMATSHGNSVTDRLISALHQVEGAYSLVAIFGDAVVGVRDPLGVRPLVLGKLGDAYILASETCALDIIGADFVRDLEAGEMVVISPEGLRSLRPFARHERRFCIFEYIYFARPDSVMEGTSVYEARKRIGAELSRESGVAADVVVPVPDSGVPAALGYAEESGIAFQFGIIRNHYVGRTFIEPTDQIRHLGVKLKHNANRAYLEGRRVILVDDSIVRGTTSTKIVEMVRSAGAKEVHMRIAAPPTSYSCFYGVDTPEREELLASRYDLAGMAKLIGVDSLSFISMDGLYRAMGEKGRDNNSPQYCDACFTGDYPTRLTDRTVRGEKPEEQYSLLEEQGA; this is encoded by the coding sequence ATGATCACGACCAACCCTTTTGAGCGCGACGACAAGCTGCATGAGGAATGCGGCGTCTTTGGGGTCTTCGGACACCCGGACGCGGCCAGCCTCACGGCGCTGGGGCTTCACGCGCTCCAGCACCGGGGTCAGGAGGCGGCTGGCATCGTCTGCTATGACGGCAAGCAGTTCCACAGCCACAAGGACATGGGCCACGTCGGCGACATCTTCGGCAAACCGACCATCATGGAGCGCATGCAGGGCCATTCGGCGATCGGTCACACGCGCTATTCCACCACCGGCGAGACGGCGCTGCGCAACGTGCAGCCGCTCTTCGCCGATTTCGCCTCGGGCGGCTGCGCCATTGCGCACAACGGCAACCTCACCAACGCCATGACGCTGCGCAAGACGCTGGTGCAGCGCGGCTCACTCTTCCAGTCGACCTCCGACACCGAGACCATCGTGCACCTGATGGCGACCAGCCACGGCAACTCCGTCACCGACCGCTTGATCTCAGCCCTTCATCAGGTCGAGGGCGCCTATTCCCTGGTCGCGATCTTCGGCGACGCGGTCGTGGGGGTGCGCGACCCGCTGGGCGTGCGCCCGCTGGTCCTCGGTAAGCTGGGAGACGCCTATATCCTCGCCTCCGAGACCTGCGCGCTGGACATCATCGGCGCCGACTTCGTGCGCGATCTGGAAGCCGGAGAGATGGTGGTGATCTCGCCGGAGGGCCTGCGCTCGCTCCGGCCCTTCGCGCGGCACGAGCGGCGCTTCTGCATCTTCGAGTACATCTATTTCGCCCGGCCCGATTCCGTGATGGAGGGAACTTCCGTCTACGAGGCGCGCAAGCGCATCGGCGCGGAACTGTCGCGCGAGAGCGGCGTGGCCGCCGACGTGGTTGTGCCGGTGCCCGATTCCGGCGTGCCCGCCGCCTTGGGCTACGCCGAGGAGTCCGGCATCGCCTTCCAGTTCGGCATCATCCGCAACCACTACGTGGGCCGCACCTTCATCGAGCCGACCGACCAGATCCGCCACCTGGGCGTGAAGCTTAAGCACAACGCCAACCGGGCGTATCTGGAAGGCCGCCGGGTCATTCTGGTCGACGATTCCATCGTACGCGGCACCACCTCCACCAAGATCGTGGAGATGGTGCGCTCAGCGGGCGCGAAGGAGGTGCACATGCGCATCGCCGCGCCGCCGACCAGCTATTCCTGTTTCTACGGGGTTGATACGCCGGAGCGCGAAGAACTGCTGGCCTCGCGTTACGATCTGGCAGGCATGGCCAAGCTGATCGGCGTCGACAGCCTTTCCTTCATCTCCATGGACGGGCTCTACCGCGCCATGGGCGAGAAGGGCCGCGACAACAACAGCCCGCAGTATTGCGACGCCTGCTTCACGGGCGATTACCCGACCCGCCTGACCGACCGCACGGTGCGCGGCGAGAAACCCGAAGAGCAGTATTCGCTGCTGGAGGAGCAGGGCGCCTAA
- a CDS encoding SDR family NAD(P)-dependent oxidoreductase, with the protein MSETQEPQTSQGGRLAGRLALITGASRGIGAAIAKAYAQEGAQLILLARTVGALEEMDDAVRSEGAPPAVLVPLDLRDFDAIDRLGASLYERFGKLDVLVGNAGLLGALSPTSHIEPKVWQQVIDVNLTANYRLIRSLEPLLKRSEAGRAIFLTSGAARGVRPYWGAYAVSKAGLESLVRDWSGELAKTNIKVNLVNPGATRTSMRAAAYPTEDPEGVKTPEEIAETFVELALPGETRNGEVIDL; encoded by the coding sequence ATGAGCGAGACGCAAGAGCCCCAGACGAGCCAGGGCGGACGCCTGGCCGGACGCCTCGCCCTGATCACCGGCGCTTCGCGCGGGATCGGGGCGGCCATCGCCAAGGCCTACGCCCAGGAGGGCGCGCAGCTGATCCTGCTGGCCCGCACCGTCGGCGCGCTGGAGGAAATGGACGACGCCGTGCGGTCCGAAGGCGCCCCGCCAGCGGTTCTGGTGCCGCTCGACCTGCGCGACTTCGACGCCATCGACCGGCTCGGCGCATCGCTCTACGAGCGCTTTGGAAAGCTCGACGTTCTGGTCGGCAACGCGGGGCTTCTCGGCGCCCTCTCCCCCACCAGCCACATCGAGCCGAAAGTCTGGCAGCAGGTGATCGACGTGAACCTGACGGCCAACTACCGCCTCATCCGCAGCCTGGAGCCGCTCCTGAAGCGCTCTGAGGCCGGGCGGGCCATCTTCCTGACATCGGGTGCCGCCAGGGGTGTCAGGCCCTACTGGGGTGCCTACGCCGTCAGCAAGGCCGGGCTTGAGTCCCTGGTGCGCGACTGGTCGGGCGAACTGGCGAAAACCAACATCAAGGTCAACCTGGTCAACCCCGGCGCGACCCGCACCTCGATGCGCGCCGCCGCCTACCCGACCGAGGATCCCGAAGGCGTGAAGACGCCCGAAGAGATCGCGGAGACTTTCGTTGAACTCGCCCTGCCCGGGGAAACCCGCAACGGCGAGGTGATCGACCTCTAG
- a CDS encoding PQQ-binding-like beta-propeller repeat protein has translation MSLARKTGYLTVPLTLGLALLLSGCGNTYFGDDEEGPPLPGERIAIYELEGGLEANATAQQIEIQIPQALDNADWPQAGGSTTNAPEHLALGGNLSRAWSADVGSGSEDEARIITQPVVADGKVFTFDAFSTVSAFSASNGSRLWQRDLEPEDEDDGFFGGGLAYSGGRIYVTTGFAHVIALDAGSGEEVWRRSLPTPIRAAPTVSSGRIFVVTMNSQTFALSTEDGSQIWSHRGIQESAALVGAASPATDGQLVIAPYASGEVYALRADNGRVLWSDSLSAIRRTDPIADLAGIRGQPVMARGLTIVMSNADRSVAIATLQGQRAWDIEAGGVNTPWLSGNAVFLITNDQSVVAVLASDGRVRWVTQLERYEDPEDREGPITWYGPLVAGGRVLAVSSHGVIAQLSPQTGEVLGSVEFSGDAAVPPLVAGGTLYIVTEDGTLLAYR, from the coding sequence ATGTCGCTGGCCAGGAAGACCGGATACCTCACCGTTCCTTTGACCCTCGGCCTTGCGCTGCTGCTTTCGGGGTGCGGCAACACCTACTTCGGTGATGACGAGGAGGGGCCGCCGCTTCCCGGTGAACGCATTGCAATCTACGAGCTGGAAGGCGGCCTTGAAGCCAACGCCACCGCGCAGCAGATCGAAATCCAGATCCCCCAGGCCCTCGACAACGCCGACTGGCCCCAGGCCGGGGGCAGCACCACCAATGCGCCTGAGCACCTGGCGCTGGGCGGCAACCTCTCGCGCGCCTGGAGCGCCGATGTCGGCTCCGGCTCGGAAGACGAGGCGCGGATCATCACCCAGCCCGTGGTGGCCGACGGCAAGGTCTTCACCTTCGACGCCTTCTCAACCGTCTCCGCCTTCTCCGCCTCCAACGGCAGCCGCCTCTGGCAGCGCGACCTTGAGCCGGAGGACGAAGACGACGGCTTCTTCGGCGGCGGCCTCGCCTATAGCGGCGGGCGTATCTACGTGACCACCGGCTTCGCGCACGTGATCGCGCTGGACGCTGGCAGCGGGGAGGAGGTTTGGCGCCGCTCCCTGCCGACGCCCATTCGCGCCGCGCCAACCGTCTCCAGCGGCCGCATTTTCGTCGTCACCATGAACAGCCAGACCTTCGCGCTCTCGACCGAGGACGGCTCGCAGATCTGGAGCCACCGGGGCATCCAGGAGTCGGCGGCCCTGGTCGGCGCGGCCAGTCCGGCGACCGACGGCCAACTGGTGATCGCACCCTACGCCTCGGGCGAGGTCTACGCGCTGCGCGCCGACAACGGGCGGGTGCTCTGGAGCGATTCCCTCTCGGCCATCCGCCGCACCGATCCCATCGCCGATCTGGCCGGGATTCGCGGACAGCCGGTCATGGCGCGCGGGCTCACAATCGTGATGAGCAACGCCGACCGTTCGGTCGCCATCGCCACGCTTCAGGGGCAGCGCGCCTGGGACATCGAGGCGGGCGGCGTCAACACGCCCTGGCTGTCCGGCAACGCGGTCTTCCTGATCACCAACGACCAGTCCGTGGTCGCGGTTCTGGCGAGTGACGGGCGCGTGCGCTGGGTCACCCAGCTCGAGCGCTACGAGGACCCGGAGGACCGGGAGGGCCCGATCACCTGGTACGGGCCGCTGGTCGCGGGCGGCCGGGTCTTGGCGGTGAGCAGCCACGGCGTCATCGCCCAGTTGTCTCCGCAGACGGGCGAGGTCCTTGGCAGTGTCGAGTTCTCCGGCGACGCGGCGGTTCCGCCCCTCGTCGCGGGGGGCACCCTCTATATCGTGACCGAGGACGGCACGCTGCTCGCCTATCGTTGA
- a CDS encoding ABC transporter permease, whose translation MPILQPIGQLTLKLMTAIGRLLIFAVQAVSHCVRPPFYPRLIVRQMLDIGYYSLPVVGLTAIFTGMVLALQSYTGFARFSAESAIPNVVVVSITRELGPVLAGLMVAGRVGAALAAEIGTMRVTEQIDALSTLATNPFKYLIAPRIIAGVLMLPLLVLVADIIGVFGGYLVSVYKLDFNAGNYLKNTVDFLEVADVVSGLVKAAVFGFLVSLMGCYHGYHSRGGAQGVGTATTNAVVSASILILSFNYVITELFFSR comes from the coding sequence ATGCCGATCCTGCAACCCATCGGGCAACTGACTCTAAAACTGATGACCGCCATTGGGCGCCTGCTGATCTTCGCGGTGCAGGCGGTCAGTCACTGCGTTCGCCCACCCTTCTATCCGCGCCTGATCGTCCGCCAGATGCTGGATATCGGCTATTATTCCCTGCCGGTGGTGGGCCTGACGGCCATCTTCACCGGCATGGTGCTGGCGTTGCAGAGCTACACCGGCTTTGCGCGCTTCTCCGCCGAGAGCGCCATTCCCAACGTGGTGGTGGTCTCCATCACCCGCGAGCTGGGACCGGTGCTGGCCGGGCTGATGGTCGCCGGGCGCGTCGGCGCGGCGCTGGCCGCGGAGATCGGCACCATGCGCGTGACCGAGCAGATCGACGCGCTCAGCACGCTCGCCACCAACCCCTTCAAGTACCTGATCGCCCCGCGCATCATAGCAGGCGTGCTGATGCTGCCGCTGCTGGTGCTGGTCGCCGACATCATCGGCGTCTTCGGCGGCTATCTGGTGTCGGTCTACAAGCTTGACTTCAACGCCGGGAACTACCTGAAGAACACCGTGGACTTCCTGGAGGTCGCGGACGTGGTCTCCGGTCTGGTCAAGGCCGCCGTCTTCGGCTTCCTGGTCAGCCTCATGGGCTGCTATCACGGCTACCACTCGCGCGGCGGCGCGCAGGGCGTGGGCACGGCCACCACCAACGCCGTGGTCTCGGCCTCGATCTTGATCCTCTCCTTCAACTACGTCATTACGGAGCTCTTCTTTTCCCGATGA
- a CDS encoding CvpA family protein gives MESLPINIVDIVVVAVLLISGLLAFFRGLVHEVLSVSAWIGAGFATLYGYPLLTPYVMEVISSELVAQIVAGVVVFIAVLILISLLSHSITKRVKESALGALDRSLGFVFGLVRGAFLVCLSWLLLSWVLPSEDRPEWLQEAKSRPIVETGAEILEALVPEDIREDSVRSVNDARDATGDAVRERVQEEVDRQMEEIIAPRSSDSTEGAEGGNSGGEAAGGSDGGYSDSERQGLDQLIEGQQQ, from the coding sequence ATGGAATCTCTGCCGATAAACATCGTCGACATCGTCGTGGTCGCCGTGCTGCTGATCTCGGGCCTGCTGGCCTTTTTCCGCGGCCTGGTGCACGAGGTGCTGTCGGTCTCCGCCTGGATCGGGGCCGGTTTCGCAACGCTCTACGGCTATCCGCTGCTGACGCCCTATGTGATGGAGGTGATCTCCAGCGAATTGGTGGCGCAGATCGTGGCCGGCGTGGTGGTTTTCATCGCGGTCCTGATCTTGATTTCTCTGCTCTCGCATTCAATTACCAAGAGAGTGAAGGAATCGGCCCTGGGCGCGCTGGACCGCAGTCTCGGCTTTGTTTTCGGTCTCGTCCGTGGCGCTTTTCTGGTCTGCTTGAGCTGGCTTCTGCTCTCCTGGGTGCTGCCGAGCGAGGACCGTCCGGAGTGGCTTCAGGAGGCAAAGTCCCGGCCCATCGTGGAGACCGGTGCGGAAATCCTGGAAGCCCTGGTGCCCGAAGACATCCGCGAAGACAGCGTGCGCAGCGTCAATGACGCCCGCGACGCCACGGGAGATGCGGTGCGCGAGCGGGTGCAGGAAGAAGTGGACCGCCAGATGGAAGAGATCATCGCGCCGCGAAGCAGCGATTCGACCGAGGGCGCGGAAGGCGGAAACTCAGGGGGTGAAGCGGCAGGAGGATCCGATGGCGGATACTCCGATAGCGAACGTCAGGGGCTCGACCAGCTGATCGAAGGTCAGCAGCAGTAG
- the der gene encoding ribosome biogenesis GTPase Der, with product MTVTIAIVGRPNVGKSTLFNRLIGRRLALVDDQPGVTRDRREGEGQLYDLAFRVLDTAGLEDVTDASLEARMRRQTEVALAESDLALFLIDARAGVTPLDAHFAELLRRSPAKVLLVANKCEGREAEAGLGEAWSLGLGEPIGLSAEHALGIADLHDAITAALPEEKLEAARKAAEEGRRKSRAERRAESEAAAEAGAEAKAAAEEGEEEEGFDPIPEGQPDLLPDQPLYGPLQLAIVGRPNVGKSTLINNLLGEDRLLTGPEAGITRDSISVDWQYKDQPFRLVDTAGLRRRAKVTDRVERLSAADTKRSIDFAQVVVLLLDAQEGFEKQDLWIAGQVIEEGRGLVIGLNKWDAVEDRDETLRAVRDRLIRSLPQIKGVPVVPISGLAGKGLEKLLNVVLEVYDLWQSRISTSKLNEWLSEMTEAHPPPMAQGRRIKIRFMTQVKTRPPTFALWVSRPKDLPESYLRYLENGLRQAFDLPGIPLRFYMRKGENPYAGRRKKR from the coding sequence ATGACCGTCACCATCGCCATCGTCGGACGCCCAAACGTGGGCAAGTCGACTCTGTTCAACCGCCTGATCGGGCGGCGTCTGGCGCTGGTCGACGACCAGCCGGGCGTAACGCGCGACCGGCGCGAAGGCGAGGGGCAGCTCTACGATCTCGCCTTCCGGGTCCTCGATACCGCCGGTCTGGAGGATGTGACCGACGCCAGCCTGGAGGCGCGCATGCGCCGACAGACCGAAGTGGCGCTCGCCGAATCCGACCTGGCGCTCTTCCTGATCGACGCGCGGGCCGGGGTGACGCCCCTGGACGCGCACTTCGCCGAGTTGCTCCGCCGCAGCCCCGCTAAAGTCCTGCTGGTCGCCAACAAGTGCGAGGGGCGCGAGGCCGAAGCCGGTCTGGGGGAAGCCTGGAGCCTCGGGTTGGGAGAGCCGATCGGTCTCTCCGCCGAGCACGCGCTAGGGATCGCCGATCTTCACGATGCGATCACGGCGGCTCTGCCCGAGGAAAAGCTGGAGGCCGCGCGCAAGGCCGCCGAGGAGGGACGCCGCAAGAGCCGCGCCGAACGGCGGGCCGAGAGCGAAGCCGCGGCGGAAGCCGGGGCGGAGGCGAAGGCAGCCGCCGAGGAGGGGGAGGAGGAAGAGGGCTTCGATCCGATCCCGGAAGGCCAGCCCGACCTGCTGCCGGACCAGCCGCTCTACGGGCCGTTGCAACTGGCCATCGTCGGCCGCCCCAACGTCGGCAAGTCGACGCTGATCAACAACCTGCTCGGAGAAGATCGCTTGCTGACCGGGCCGGAGGCCGGCATCACGCGCGACTCCATCTCGGTCGATTGGCAGTACAAGGACCAGCCCTTCCGCTTGGTCGATACCGCAGGCCTGCGCCGCCGGGCCAAGGTGACCGACCGGGTCGAGCGCCTCTCCGCCGCCGACACCAAGCGCTCCATCGACTTCGCCCAGGTGGTGGTGCTGTTGCTGGACGCGCAGGAAGGGTTCGAGAAACAGGACCTTTGGATCGCCGGGCAGGTGATCGAGGAGGGCCGGGGCCTTGTGATCGGTCTCAACAAATGGGACGCGGTGGAGGATCGGGACGAGACGCTGCGCGCCGTGCGCGACAGGCTCATTCGCTCCCTTCCTCAGATCAAAGGCGTTCCCGTCGTTCCTATTTCAGGACTGGCAGGAAAAGGCTTAGAGAAGCTTCTTAATGTAGTGCTTGAGGTTTATGACCTCTGGCAAAGCCGCATCTCGACCTCGAAGCTGAACGAGTGGCTCTCCGAGATGACCGAGGCGCATCCGCCGCCCATGGCCCAGGGCCGCCGGATCAAGATCCGCTTCATGACCCAGGTGAAGACCCGTCCGCCGACCTTCGCCCTCTGGGTGTCGCGGCCCAAGGACCTGCCTGAGAGTTATCTGCGGTATCTGGAGAACGGGCTGCGCCAGGCATTTGACCTTCCCGGCATCCCCTTACGCTTTTATATGCGCAAGGGCGAGAACCCCTATGCCGGCCGGCGCAAGAAGCGCTAG